One Brassica oleracea var. oleracea cultivar TO1000 chromosome C7, BOL, whole genome shotgun sequence genomic window carries:
- the LOC106306806 gene encoding B3 domain-containing transcription repressor VAL2-like isoform X1: MESTKVCMNAQCGSTSTSGEWKRGWSMRSGELASLCDKCGSAYEQSIFCQVFHAEESGWRECNSCDKRLHCGCIASRFMMELVDNGGVTCITCAKKSGLFSMNVESNGREFPTFASAEHVSSVLERTNLNHLLHFQRISPTQPFLQMKQEESLLPARLEALRHNTEKKESAQPNLSISLGPTLMTSQFHDVDDRSKTTPIFQLASRSRQLLPKPANSAPTTAPPMEPNGSLVSQIHVARPPPEGRGKTQLLPRYWPRITDQELQQLSGQYPHLSNSKIIPLFEKVLSASDAGRIGRLVLPKACAEAYFPPISQPEGLPLKIQDIKGKEWVFQFRFWPNNNSRMYVLEGVTPCIQSMQLQAGDTVTFSRTEPEGKLVMGYRKATNSTAAQMFKGSSEPNLNMFSNNLSSGCGDINWSKLDKSDDMSKDGLMLQPSLISARKRVRNIGTKSKRLLIDSVDVLELRLTWEEAQELLRPPQSAKPSICTVEDHDFEEYDEPPVFGKRTVFVSRQTGEQEQWVQCDACAKWRRLPVDTLLPPKWLCSDNVLDPSRSSCSAPDELTPREQDTLLRLSKEFKRRRLASSNQEAASALDTLANAAITTTGEQGETEVAATTKHPRHRAGCSCIVCSQPPSGKGKHKPSCTCTVCEAVKRRFKTLMMRKRNRGETGQASQQAQSDQCREETEAESIPAVELPAAGGNIDLNSDPASRVSMMSLLQAATFPLEVYLKQKGVPNTAGEQQSSDIVSTENGSSSAAQEHDRDTSGAPEALN, from the exons ATGGAGTCAACAAAGGTGTGCATGAACGCACAGTGTGGATCTACCTCCACGTCGGGGGAGTGGAAGAGAGGCTGGTCGATGCGATCGGGCGAATTGGCCTCTCTCTGCGATAAGTGTGG GTCTGCATACGAGCAGTCCATTTTCTGCCAAGTGTTCCACGCAGAGGAGTCTGGTTGGAGAGAGTGTAATTCATGTGACAAG CGTCTTCACTGTGGATGCATTGCTTCTAGATTCATGATGGAGCTTGTGGATAATGGTGGTGTTACATGTATAACCTGCGCCAAAAAATCCGGACTATTCTCT ATGAATGTCGAATCCAACGGTAGGGAGTTCCCTACATTTGCTTCAGCAGAGCATGTAAGCAGCGTTCTCGAGAGGACAAACCTGAACCACTTGCTTCATTTCCAAAGAATCTCCCCCACACAACCTTTCCTTCAGATGAAACAAGAGGAATCTCTCCTTCCCGCAAGACTAGAAGCTCTCAGACACAACACTGAGAAGAAAGAATCTGCACAGCCAAACTTGAGCATTTCTCTTGGACCTACTCTTATGACAAGTCAATTTCATGATGTGGACGACAGAAGCAAGACTACTCCTATTTTCCAACTCGCCTCTCGGTCTAGACAACTCCTTCCAAAACCTGCGAACTCAGCTCCCACTACTGCTCCTCCCATGGAGCCTAACGGGAGCCTCGTGTCGCAGATTCACGTCGCTAGGCCTCCTCCAGAAGGTCGAGGCAAGACTCAGTTGCTTCCTCGTTATTGGCCTAGGATCACTGATCAGGAGTTGCAGCAATTATCTGGACAGTATCCTCATCT CTCAAACTCGAAAATTATACCACTCTTTGAAAAAGTTCTGAGTGCAAGTGATGCTGGTCGGATTGGTCGACTGGTTCTTCCTAAAGCATGTGCAGAG GCATATTTTCCACCGATCTCTCAACCTGAGGGCCTCCCGTTAAAGATACAAGACATAAAAGGGAAAGAATGGGTGTTCCAGTTCAGGTTTTGGCCTAATAATAACAGCAGGATGTATGTTTTGGAGGGTGTGACTCCTTGCATACAGTCAATGCAGTTGCAAGCTGGTGATACTG TAACGTTCAGCCGCACGGAACCTGAAGGAAAACTCGTAATGGGATACCGTAAAGCCACAAACTCTACAGCAGCACAG ATGTTCAAGGGAAGCAGTGAACCCAATCTGAACATGTTTTCCAACAACTTGAGTTCGGGATGTGGTGACATCAACTGGTCTAAACTTGACAAGTCTGACGACATGTCAAAGGACGGCTTAATGCTTCAGCCGTCGCTAATCTCTGCTAGGAAACGTGTTCGAAATATTGGCACTAAGAGCAAGCGACTGCTCATTGATAGCGTAGATGTTCTGGAACTGAGATTAACCTGGGAGGAGGCGCAGGAACTGCTGCGGCCTCCTCAGTCTGCTAAACCGAGCATCTGTACAGTGGAAGATCACGATTTTGAAGAATATGAT GAACCACCAGTTTTCGGGAAGAGGACCGTGTTTGTGTCACGTCAAACAGG GGAACAAGAGCAATGGGTTCAGTGTGATGCTTGTGCTAAATGGCGACGGCTTCCTGTGGATACTCTTCTTCCACCAAAATGGTTGTGCTCTGATAATGTCTTGGATCCTAGCAG GTCTTCATGTTCTGCACCTGATGAACTCACCCCAAGAGAACAGGATACACTTCTCCGGCTAAGCAAAG AGTTCAAAAGGAGGAGACTGGCATCATCAAACCAGGAGGCGGCCTCTGCTCTAGACACTTTAGCAAATGCAGCCATCACCACCACAGGTGAACAAGGAGAAACCGAGGTTGCAGCCACGACCAAGCACCCAAGACACCGAGCTGGCTGTTCGTGCATTGTCTGCAGCCAGCCGCCGAGTGGGAAAGGCAAACACAAGCCGTCGTGCACTTGCACCGTGTGCGAGGCGGTGAAGAGGCGGTTCAAGACGCTCATGATGCGGAAGCGGAACAGGGGAGAAACAGGACAGGCAAGCCAGCAGGCGCAGTCAGATCAGTGCAGAGAGGAGACAGAAGCTGAGAGCATTCCAGCGGTTGAACTGCCAGCGGCAGGGGGGAACATTGACTTAAACTCAGACCCAGCTTCCAGAGTGAGCATGATGAGTCTTCTGCAAGCTGCAACGTTTCCTCTGGAGGTGTATCTGAAACAGAAAGGTGTTCCAAATACAGCGGGAGAACAGCAAAGCAGTGATATAGTAAGCACAGAGAACGGTTCGTCCTCAGCCGCACAAGAACATGACAGAGACACAAGCGGAGCTCCTGAGGCATTGAACTAA
- the LOC106306806 gene encoding B3 domain-containing transcription repressor VAL2-like isoform X2 gives MESTKVCMNAQCGSTSTSGEWKRGWSMRSGELASLCDKCGSAYEQSIFCQVFHAEESGWRECNSCDKRLHCGCIASRFMMELVDNGGVTCITCAKKSGLFSMNVESNGREFPTFASAEHVSSVLERTNLNHLLHFQRISPTQPFLQMKQEESLLPARLEALRHNTEKKESAQPNLSISLGPTLMTSQFHDVDDRSKTTPIFQLASRSRQLLPKPANSAPTTAPPMEPNGSLVSQIHVARPPPEGRGKTQLLPRYWPRITDQELQQLSGHSNSKIIPLFEKVLSASDAGRIGRLVLPKACAEAYFPPISQPEGLPLKIQDIKGKEWVFQFRFWPNNNSRMYVLEGVTPCIQSMQLQAGDTVTFSRTEPEGKLVMGYRKATNSTAAQMFKGSSEPNLNMFSNNLSSGCGDINWSKLDKSDDMSKDGLMLQPSLISARKRVRNIGTKSKRLLIDSVDVLELRLTWEEAQELLRPPQSAKPSICTVEDHDFEEYDEPPVFGKRTVFVSRQTGEQEQWVQCDACAKWRRLPVDTLLPPKWLCSDNVLDPSRSSCSAPDELTPREQDTLLRLSKEFKRRRLASSNQEAASALDTLANAAITTTGEQGETEVAATTKHPRHRAGCSCIVCSQPPSGKGKHKPSCTCTVCEAVKRRFKTLMMRKRNRGETGQASQQAQSDQCREETEAESIPAVELPAAGGNIDLNSDPASRVSMMSLLQAATFPLEVYLKQKGVPNTAGEQQSSDIVSTENGSSSAAQEHDRDTSGAPEALN, from the exons ATGGAGTCAACAAAGGTGTGCATGAACGCACAGTGTGGATCTACCTCCACGTCGGGGGAGTGGAAGAGAGGCTGGTCGATGCGATCGGGCGAATTGGCCTCTCTCTGCGATAAGTGTGG GTCTGCATACGAGCAGTCCATTTTCTGCCAAGTGTTCCACGCAGAGGAGTCTGGTTGGAGAGAGTGTAATTCATGTGACAAG CGTCTTCACTGTGGATGCATTGCTTCTAGATTCATGATGGAGCTTGTGGATAATGGTGGTGTTACATGTATAACCTGCGCCAAAAAATCCGGACTATTCTCT ATGAATGTCGAATCCAACGGTAGGGAGTTCCCTACATTTGCTTCAGCAGAGCATGTAAGCAGCGTTCTCGAGAGGACAAACCTGAACCACTTGCTTCATTTCCAAAGAATCTCCCCCACACAACCTTTCCTTCAGATGAAACAAGAGGAATCTCTCCTTCCCGCAAGACTAGAAGCTCTCAGACACAACACTGAGAAGAAAGAATCTGCACAGCCAAACTTGAGCATTTCTCTTGGACCTACTCTTATGACAAGTCAATTTCATGATGTGGACGACAGAAGCAAGACTACTCCTATTTTCCAACTCGCCTCTCGGTCTAGACAACTCCTTCCAAAACCTGCGAACTCAGCTCCCACTACTGCTCCTCCCATGGAGCCTAACGGGAGCCTCGTGTCGCAGATTCACGTCGCTAGGCCTCCTCCAGAAGGTCGAGGCAAGACTCAGTTGCTTCCTCGTTATTGGCCTAGGATCACTGATCAGGAGTTGCAGCAATTATCTGGACA CTCAAACTCGAAAATTATACCACTCTTTGAAAAAGTTCTGAGTGCAAGTGATGCTGGTCGGATTGGTCGACTGGTTCTTCCTAAAGCATGTGCAGAG GCATATTTTCCACCGATCTCTCAACCTGAGGGCCTCCCGTTAAAGATACAAGACATAAAAGGGAAAGAATGGGTGTTCCAGTTCAGGTTTTGGCCTAATAATAACAGCAGGATGTATGTTTTGGAGGGTGTGACTCCTTGCATACAGTCAATGCAGTTGCAAGCTGGTGATACTG TAACGTTCAGCCGCACGGAACCTGAAGGAAAACTCGTAATGGGATACCGTAAAGCCACAAACTCTACAGCAGCACAG ATGTTCAAGGGAAGCAGTGAACCCAATCTGAACATGTTTTCCAACAACTTGAGTTCGGGATGTGGTGACATCAACTGGTCTAAACTTGACAAGTCTGACGACATGTCAAAGGACGGCTTAATGCTTCAGCCGTCGCTAATCTCTGCTAGGAAACGTGTTCGAAATATTGGCACTAAGAGCAAGCGACTGCTCATTGATAGCGTAGATGTTCTGGAACTGAGATTAACCTGGGAGGAGGCGCAGGAACTGCTGCGGCCTCCTCAGTCTGCTAAACCGAGCATCTGTACAGTGGAAGATCACGATTTTGAAGAATATGAT GAACCACCAGTTTTCGGGAAGAGGACCGTGTTTGTGTCACGTCAAACAGG GGAACAAGAGCAATGGGTTCAGTGTGATGCTTGTGCTAAATGGCGACGGCTTCCTGTGGATACTCTTCTTCCACCAAAATGGTTGTGCTCTGATAATGTCTTGGATCCTAGCAG GTCTTCATGTTCTGCACCTGATGAACTCACCCCAAGAGAACAGGATACACTTCTCCGGCTAAGCAAAG AGTTCAAAAGGAGGAGACTGGCATCATCAAACCAGGAGGCGGCCTCTGCTCTAGACACTTTAGCAAATGCAGCCATCACCACCACAGGTGAACAAGGAGAAACCGAGGTTGCAGCCACGACCAAGCACCCAAGACACCGAGCTGGCTGTTCGTGCATTGTCTGCAGCCAGCCGCCGAGTGGGAAAGGCAAACACAAGCCGTCGTGCACTTGCACCGTGTGCGAGGCGGTGAAGAGGCGGTTCAAGACGCTCATGATGCGGAAGCGGAACAGGGGAGAAACAGGACAGGCAAGCCAGCAGGCGCAGTCAGATCAGTGCAGAGAGGAGACAGAAGCTGAGAGCATTCCAGCGGTTGAACTGCCAGCGGCAGGGGGGAACATTGACTTAAACTCAGACCCAGCTTCCAGAGTGAGCATGATGAGTCTTCTGCAAGCTGCAACGTTTCCTCTGGAGGTGTATCTGAAACAGAAAGGTGTTCCAAATACAGCGGGAGAACAGCAAAGCAGTGATATAGTAAGCACAGAGAACGGTTCGTCCTCAGCCGCACAAGAACATGACAGAGACACAAGCGGAGCTCCTGAGGCATTGAACTAA